A window from Triticum aestivum cultivar Chinese Spring chromosome 6D, IWGSC CS RefSeq v2.1, whole genome shotgun sequence encodes these proteins:
- the LOC123140745 gene encoding uncharacterized protein, which yields MNHSLIIQQPPRPWSVLKSVLSNNKIYVPAGWSNIIVLDLAASSFSIIELPEGMEYGERNTILSQADDVAGVYLIHVKKFQLRIWLHNGYTWLLMDTIYLREMFADFSVSDSNASLLINQAGDNAEFVFLDMGRCTFLLDIKRRTMHKVYEKEDGDKFFCEIHPLMMIWPPVFPAHKGDPTRNGMLRLKIKDMDGH from the exons ATGAATCATAGCTTGATCATACAGCAGCCCCCTCGTCCATGGTCAGTACTTAAATCTGTGTTGTCCAACAATAAAATCTATGTGCCAGCTGGCTGGAGCAACATTATTGTCTTGGATTTGGCGGCCTCAAGTTTCTCCATAATTGAGCTCCCAGAAGGGATGGAGTATGGTGAGAGAAACACCATATTGTCACAGGCCGATGATGTTGCTGGTGTATATCTTATCCATGTCAAGAAGTTTCAACTTCGCATCTGGCTCCACAATGGGTACACATGGTTACTGATGGACACCATTTATTTGCGTGAGATGTTTGCTGATTTTAGTGTGTCAGATAGCAATGCTTCTCTCCTGATAAACCAGGCAGGAGACAATGCTGAGTTTGTGTTCTTGGACATGGGTCGATGCACATTCCTCTTGGACATCAAGCGTAGAACAATGCATAAGGTGTATGAGAAGGAAGACGGTGATAAATTTTTCTGTGAAATCCATCCTCTTATGATGATCTGGCCTCCCGTATTTCCTGCACACAAGGGTGATCCTACAAG AAATGGCATGCTCAGGCTGAAGATCAAGGATATGGATGGACACTAG